The window GCAGCAGAAGCATCCATCCATGTTGTCCCCAGATGCATCCAGGGGAGATTAATCTGCAGGAAACCTCATGATCACAAACGCGAAAATCGCCGATTGATCGGTCCACTGAAAAACTGGAGATGATAAGCTCAGGTTGGTCTCCTCCCATAATAGACTGATTACACACTGTCAATCGTTGGCTGCATCTGGCTTGTCAGCTTATATCTGCAGGCcatatcatgcatgcatgaatccCAGAAAGATTGGTCTCCTGGGTATTTGATTATCAGCATGGGACAGCCTGCTGATGGTTGCCTGTGCAATGATGACTAACCTGCAGCATGCAGGCAATGCATTGCAAGATGACTTGTTTGATTAAAAACCAAACTCTATGGCAGGAAGGTAGGGGTAAACTGGGACCAAATGAACAAATTCAGTAGCAAACTAATTTAATCAGGTGAGTCATCTGATCTACTAGTGTGCAGAAGGACAGCTGGGCGCCTGGGCTACTGCAAGTTCTAGAGATGGAAAAAATAATGCCGACAGAATGGTGTGCAGGTGTAGGTCTTGAAGAATTGTCAATCCATTATATGCTGGACATATGCATGATTACATGTATCGAGATGCTAATACACTGGTAGCATTTTGCAGTAGCACATGGATGGCATGAAGCAGAGTAGCAATAACCAAGTCCTGAACCCAAAACAGCACAGATGTTTCTTTGAAGGCAAACAATCTTTTGAACTTTTATCAACATTGTAAGTTGTAGCTGTAAGAAGAATGAAAATTACCAAAGACAGCAAGAGAGAAAATTATTTTCTTGAAATTTTCAGCTCGGGAAATTGTATTGAGTATATCTTAAGATAAAAGGATAACTTGTAGCTGGAAAATGACAGGATGAGACACTGATTGTGCGTACCTGCTAGCATGTCCCCATTGCATGGATGGAAGATTCCGTGAGTGCTCTTCAGTCCAGCTTTTTATTGGTTTGGGAAGCTTTCATTCATCTTGAGATCTGAGGAAATCCGATGCATGCTGCAACTTCTCATGACACATAATACAGGCCCATGCGTGCGGACGTGGCTTTGGTCCTGGACAGACTCAAAGTGGCAGCTTTTGTTTGGAGCGAACTTGCAATGTCATCAGACAGATTATGATAGCTTTTGTTTAAGCTGAATAGCAGAGGCTCAGATTTCTCCAGCTAACATTACAATACAAATGGTGACATTGATACAAATCCAAAATTTTGTCCTACGACAACGACAAAACTTGTTTAAATTATCCCAGGGAACTTCACCCAACCATAAGTCATGAGTAATTACCTGGTGGGATCATTTTCTCCTCAGTTTCAAGAACATCTACATGAGAAGAGGGAGGATTGAAAAAAATGTACAAATATGTTACAATAAGGGAATTGGGACAGACAAAATTTGCTTTGCAAAAGGCTTTCACATATTGATACCGCAAAGAAATGGAAGTAATGGTACTATCTCCTAACAGCAGCTAATCAAATGAAGGATCACGCCGACAAACACAATGATACTCTGGTTAATTTCTGTAGCCAACCCCAAAATGAAATCGCCTTGCTTGTTTATCATTGAAAGCATACTCAAGACGCAAAGGTCCCAGTGGGGAGTCCACACGGACGCCAACACCGTAACCGTAACCACTTCCTGGCTTCCCACGAGCTCCGGCTGGGTCACCTAAACAACCAATAACCAAAGGTGGCCTAAATGAGATTTGGGTTTAGCATAAAAGAGATGCTATCACTGTAAATATGGAACCATGTCAAAATTGTTTCAGGGCACTAAACCTCattaataaatgcaaaagaCATTAACTTTCCCAATTATAAggattgtttttattttcacaCCTATACAAGGCTTAACAAAGTAGAGAACATCTACTGACTACTAGTCGACAGGACTGTGCTGCTTTAGGACCAACAGGTACACAAGTGGACCACAAAACTTCCGAACATGTAAAATGCGAGCAGAACATGGCTTACCAGGAACTTTGGGACCAGAACTAAGATCACTACCATAGTCACCAAACACCACACCTTCCAATGGCCCAAACTACACACAGAAAAAGCACTGTAAGTAATCAAGATGATGAATAGAAGTTTGACCATCATGCATCAGGTCATAATATGCACTTGTCATCATGACAGAAcaattttcgtatagaaattaATATACTCTTCACCATACCCGTCTAaagcaaaggaaaaaaatattattagagTGATACAACTCATGAAATATTTGGTATAGATACAACTATTTGCCATTCTGTGCATCACATAGTGTCCTCACCAAGTTAACTATATTCTTAAATACATCCAGTCCAACAAATATAACTTCATCTTAAGttgcaaaataattttaatctCAAATACTACtatttttagttttcttttatgtATGCATATCCATGTTATCAACTAGGTATTTATGGGGGAAAACAAGTAGTTGTGTATGTAAGTATATATTTTACTGTACTGATGATTCAGGTTAAGCCCCTTCTACTAAAGACAGAACATTCCATAAAAAGTGACAAAGCCTACCATGCGGCAAGAGACTTCTCCACTACCAACAGCATATGAGCGGCCAGAACCAACAGCACCTTCTTCATATCCTCTTACACTATTTGTCCCACCAATTGCAAATGCTTCATGAGGCGAAAAGTTTCCCTCTACATGACCTCCAGAAGCACTACAGCACATAGAAAGAGTGATTTATGGAATGAGTAATACAACCTGGGCAATTTGCTACTGGAAACCTTTAGGGCAAACTCATATTTATGTTCCAAGATCCATACATGGCATATGATATGCACTAAAACATACCTTAGAAGAAGTCGAGCAGGGCCAATTTCATAGCCCTGCCTCAAACGCGCTGTCACTCTGTTAAAACTGAGCCACTCAGGAAGAATAGGAAGACCTTGCTCAATGTTGAAAACGAACTGGAAGCAGTAAGAACAGTAGGTGATAAGAGATTTTGACaacaaaaattagaaaataagcAGTGGAGTAGGAAAAATGCTAACCATTGTTGAGCTACGATCTCCAGAGTCTGTGTAGACACTTTCAAGCTTAGCTAGTAGTGTATCATCATAAGCATTTCCGCTGCATTGTCATGACAAGAACATCAGATTCCATATGTTAACATGATTTGACAATTGAATTCATGGTAGATTGAACATAAAATTATTTATGGCGCaaagttaaggtaaatgaagCATCGAGATCCAAGACCTGGCAGTTAATTGGCTGTTATAGAAATCTCTGATGATAGGATTGCCTTTGTCATCACGAGCACCAGCATGCTGCATAGAGTGTCAGTAATCAGTAGAATGAAGGTCCCCAAAGGGACAGATTTATAGCAGGAACCAAATCAACAAACTTAGTCACTTGCTTCTTACACGGTTACACCATTACTGGCGGTACAAACTGTGCTCATGTACTACATCTCTTCTTTTTTGCTTGATGCTTTGGATATGGACATGTACCATTATTACTTCTTCTAATTATGTATTTACAAACAATATTAAAAACATAACTGCATGAAAGGAATTTTCATGATAAATCTATTGGTgctatttttataattaataaatcataatattttagcatatattaatgATTTAAGATATTGAGGTTTGACGACGTCATCTATATTTAAGAACGGGGGTAGAGTATCCTTTTTTATCCTTTAACCTAAGGTAGTATTAATGTCACAAGATTGTCTAGTCTGGGTCTTCTCTCATGGCCAATAAGTACGGAGAAAGGGCTACTTGATTACTATGGCAAATCTATTCTATGTGAAAAGTAAAACTCAAAAAGCAACCAGAATTAGCCACATCATCTGTCAAAAAATGGCCGTTGGATTCACAAAATGACAAAATAGCAAGGAAAAATCCTAGCCATTGAAACGAGGAATCTTCTAGAAGTGGTAAAATACACAGAGAAGGAAGAGTTTGAGCCACTCATTGCCTCTCATTGTAATCTCATGTTGGCCTCCCAAACAGGTCTAGGGCTGGCTTGGCTTGGCAAATCAACCCAAACGGTCCTTAGACTAGATGACCAATTAAATAATTTTAGAAGAGGGAAAAAATATTCTACATATAACACTGTAAATCAGTCAGCAGCAATCAAAACAATATATAGAAAAGAAATTAACATCTAATTATTGATTTAACTGAATGGTGGAAAAATTATTGTTAATTACAATAACGGTTAATAGATAGGAAGGTTATAGTCGCGCGAACATGCGacttcattcactagttgtacCTGAAATATTAATCCAAGTGTGCCACTCCATTTAGGTCTGAATGGTCGACTGTATTCAATGCCAGCAGTAACTCGTCCAATTGTAATGGGCCCATGGTCAGGATGGTCCCCACCATGGATAAGTGTTCCGGGAGTCCTAGAGTTCTGgcaaagaaaataattataagaaCATAACGATGATTGTCAGCCATAAGTAACTATGGAGCGTTGAAGACGGAATTGTCTTAATCATAATTACCTGAACCATGATAGTTCTGGAGGTCCTCTTATTGTCACCATCAATCCAAGGATCAGTATAGTTTAATCGAAATATAGAATCTATTTGCCCCCTCTCCAGTGAGAGATTCAGCTTCTTGTTCCTCCCAAAAACATTTCGATGAGAATATGCAAAACTGTTTATTCCAGTGCGAGACAAGAATTAGATGTGCAACTCCAGTTTGAGGACAACTTCTGTAAGGATATTAACTGATACATTTGAAGCAATATCTAATTCTTCACAGCTGATAATCCAGGATGCTTCCTAGAAGTTTAAGAAGTCTGGTTTCTAACAAACAACAATCCCAACATTGTTGCATAGAAAAAACAGCTATATTCTGGTCTTCCAGCAGAAACAAGATCATATTGGCATGTGGTAAGAACAGTACGATAAACAAAATCAGAATAGCCGAaggcataaaaataaaaagagtggAAGAATCTACCAACCTGCCAATAAGCCCAGAAAGTGGTCCATTTGTTATCCTGCAGAAAACACAGCATGCCATCATGATAAAATAGATGTTAAAACAACATTTGGATGCAAATTTGCATATATTTTGCATATGGTCTTTGAGGTACAGTAAGTTTAACATTATCAGAACCTTATGGATAAGGAAATTATTTTTATGAAAGCAAAGATTTGATATTTCATTCAATTAAGTTCGCTCAGCAAGCCTTGTACTCACCCACTTGAAATGCCACCACCAGCAGAAAAACCACCCGAAGGTCGTTCAACAAGATTCATGACAAGATCAACTTTATTAGAATCTGCAGAAGATCATAAGTAAGAAAACATGTGCTAATAAGTGCAAATACCAGCTTTCCGAAACAGACTGAACTAACAAATTAACATTACCTCCAACTGGCTGTGGAATTATAGTAACATCCTCCATGATTCCCATAGTAAGGATTGTTTCAACATCCCTTTTCACTTGTGCTCTATTGTAAGCCTATTTTCATCATCACAAGTTTAGACAGATAATACAGTATCACTCTTATCAGAGAATTAGTCTGTATTTTCATTAGCAAAATACTTCTGCTTCAGATTGCATGACTacccctttctttctttctttccttttttttgcagAATACAGAatttgtgcaaaattatatgtataggcAAATATTATACATAAATGTTCAAAGAATTTAATGAGTACACTCTAACATCGGTATAAAAATTAAGTTTTGTAATTATGGCATTTGCATTGCAATTTCAGAAGCACACCAAAGCAATGCTTCAATGCCTAGTGCACAGTTCAGTATGAAATGGAAATGGTTCTTGAAGTCATATCTCATGAAAACTCGTATGTTCTAGATATAACTGATATGAATATTTGTGAATATCATCAACAGTGACATAGTGCTTTTAAAGTAGGTATGAAATGGAACTAGTTCTTAAAATCATATCACAAGAAAACTTCTACATTGAGAACACAACTGATGTGAAATTTGTAAATATCATTGTAGTGGAATAGTGTTCCTAAAGTAGGTAAACACAAATGGAGAAAAGTGATTTCAATGATCTGACCTGACCCTTCTTGGTGGTAAGGTGACGGAGTATTGTCTCTGGTTGCGTCTTCCCAACAGTTGGTTCACCACTGGTGATGGAGAGAAATAGAAAGAGGTGGAAGATAAGAAAGATCAGAATATCGCATAGAAATAAAACAGTAACAAGTGAAGCGAATCTCAATAAATCAGGCTATGGTTCTCACGTTCTTCTATCCAGAAAGCGAATATTGATATTATTAACCTCAGCTTCAGAAACTTGTAGCCTCAGAATTCCTCCAGAAAGAATCTCAGCATATGAAACCTGATACCAAATCAAGGGGCTTTATTGATTTATCAGTAGTAAACAAAATACCTTGTTTTTCTTGTTAAAACTGTAAAAGTCTGATGTGTTTTGCCCTACAATAATGAATGCCAGAGCTCAACTTATCGATAGGTTGCTAACTTCAGCATTAACCACACATCATATTTCTAATCCTGTTAGGACTAAGAATTTAACAAATAACAGAGGATTACCATGGTGTATGCCCACCTATTTGACATCAGCAATATATATGCAAATAGTGCAGGTTAGACAATCTGGATAGCAACAAATCGACTGCTGTTGTTGTATGCATCTAAAAGTTTGTAGTTACAAAGAATGTACTGTAAATCAAATGGGCACCAGAAGCCTGATTACAGCAATGCTCAAACCTCTTAAACAAAATGTGATATAGAACCAAATAGCATACAAAAGTAGAAGATGAGTTTTATATTCACTGATTTGCCACTTACCAAGCCAGTTAGACCACGTTCCTGATACCATCCATTAACAGACTTGATCACTTGATCCAAATGTCTTATATTGATTATTTTCCCTGCATAGTGTAATATGAAAACTCAAGTAGGTCTCAAAAGAAAATGCGACAAGCTAGAAAAGGTACATTAGGATTACAAAGAGGAAATGAATTGCGCATTCTTTCTCCATAGAGAAATGGTACAACTATGAGATTTCGTAGGATGTAGAAAAGCATTTTTGTCTATAGGGTCAAAATGAACCAACAATAAGAGCTGCAAAGCAGCACATTTTAATCCAGTGGAGTTCTGGAATTCAATACCCAAATTCATTCTAGACAAATGCATACGCTATGTCAAAGATATAGGATACTGACCACCGCTATACTTTGATGGCTCTTTACCCAGATTTTACAATAGGAGAACAACGATTTGCATTGCTTTAAGCTTTTGATATGATGTATGAGTAAATGAAACAAATGTAGCTTTTTACCCTGACAGGCACATATCCTCAATTATGATAATCTATACCACATTTCACTTCATCCACCACAGCAGGCTACCGAGAATGAAGGTGGACAAGTTCTTACCATGGCGATCATGAAATGCGTCCTCTAGGAACTTAGATGGCAGCATGTTGGCACCCTCACAGACCAACCCATGGAAGTCCTGGTTCGGCTCCACCTAAACCAAGCCCAAAATGTGCAATAATCAGTTCCAAGGTTAGCTGACGAAGAGAAAATGGGGAACgagcaaataataataataataataataataatcctgACCTCAAAGACGAGACGAATGCCGTCACGggtgtcgacggcgacgggcatGCAGGAGCGGAAGAGGCCGCTCTCGACGACGCGGTGCACGTCCTCCTGCACCTCCCGCACCGTGAGCGCCGCGTTGGGGCGGCAcgcccggagcgccgccgccgcggccgcctccagcTCGGGCCGCTCCAGGGGCTCCCCGTCCTTCCCCCTCACCGCCACCTCGCTGATCAGCACccgctcctctccccctccaccCCCTCCGCCGTCCTTCTGCCTCCGCGGCAGCGCgatgggcgccgccgccgcccccgcccccgtctCGGCCCTCGCCACGGGTAGCCTGGGCAGCGACCTGGCCACGTGGCGCACCACGCCATCGATGGCGCGGCCGATGCGCGCGAACGGGAGCGCCGCGGAGAGCAGCGTcggcgctggcgctggcgccGGAGCCGCGTCGGCGCAGGGGAGCTTCACACCGGAGGAGACGAAGCGCACGTCTCGGCGCGtccccatggcggcggcggcggcgctggaatcgagctagggtttagggtttccgcggcgacgaggagagggTTTCCCCCGCCATGGGcgatgcggaggaggaggaggcggcggcggaagagggaGAAGGGAATGGTGGTGACGTCATCCGCGTTGGCCTCTCGTCCTCCTCTCGGATGATGAGGGCCGTCGGATCGTCTCGAATTTCGTTCTGATGGCGGATACGTGGATCTGATCCGTTGGATGGTTTCGGGGATTACATCCAACGGCGAGTATTAGAGGTAGAGATGAGAAGTACCCTCTCACGCTGTCACGCCATGATCCACGTGGGGAATAAGGTCattgtttagttcgtgaaaagaaaatttctgcgtgtcacatcagatgtttgagaAGATATCGAAAAGGGTTTTTAGACACgaatgaaaattttaattttataactcgcctggaaaccgcgagacgaatcttttgtgcctaattaatccgtcattagcagagtgggttactgtagcacttatgactaattaGGTACAAAAGACTCGTCTCGTGATTTTCTCCCCAACTGTGCAactagtttttttaatctatatttaatgctccatacatgtgtttaaagattcgatgtgatgtctttagaaaaaaaatttggggaaaCTAAACCAGGCGTTAATTTGACACTAAATCTTATTTTCGTCCTTAAACCGAAAAACCAAATACAATAGGTTCCCAACTTACAAAAGCAGTACAAACAAGGTCCCTCGGTAGTATTGTCCCCGGTTTTTGGCTAACGTAGCAcatacgtggctaatttgactagtcttcgtcccacgtgggattgacgtggcgcttatgtggcaatttgatttggaaaataataaaattcgTGAGCCCACATATCAgctacacaaaaaaaataaataaataatggtGAGACCTAGGTGAATctcacatgtcattctcactcccctcctcttctctctcatctgtCCCCAtcttctcttcatctctcttgaAGACCTAGGTGTCGCACGACTGGAGGacaagcgcggcggcggcaacggtggtCGTGGAATCATCGGGCAGGGACACAGACGAGGGCCTGGCGATGTCCGCGTCGAAGAGCGCCAGGGTCCAACGTGGGTCACACTCTGCGCGGACCaggcggtggaggtggtcgGTGGTGAGGGTCTTGGGCCATCTTGTCGACGAGAGGATGGTCGATGACattgggtggcggcggcagaaTGGGCAAGCCTGCGAGTACAAGACatagtctgaactctgaagaccGAGTCTATGCCACGTCATGTGCATGTaccgagtcaaattagtcaCGTAGACACCACGTAAGCTAAAACCACCATCCAAACCATCGTGGGATctatattgcaccggttttaacagtTGAGGGATTTGTTgtatctggtattgcggttaAAGGGTGACAATCGAATTCGCTGTCAAGTTAAgggatctaaagtgaacttattcctccacATCGCCGTACGCTTCCGAAATTGCAATTTTGCAAGGTTTCGGCCCAAAAAGGAATGAAATTCTCAAATCTCAACTGAAGCCCAATACAGATAGAAGTTACGGAGAATTTTAGGCCCAAATAATGGGATGAAGCCCATATTGTACTATCGGGATTCCTTCAGAATTTGGGTACCGCTCTAACttttttggttttgtttttcaggacatggaaaaaaaatcaactgcatttgatttttttaaaaaaattactgcGTTTGAATTTTGAACCCATAGTGGCCAGCATGATATTAGAACTTGCACGGtaccgtttttctttttcttcataaATTAACCCTTTGTCCATATCATTCCATTGTCCCTTTCTGTCTTTCATGATGCATGCTAGCTTTTGGGGAAAAATATTGACCGTCATAGAGtactgttttctttttcttcacaaATTGCAAAGATTATACTTTTCTGAAAGGAATGCAAAGATTATACTTGCTCTCAATCTTCGGTATTGGTATATAGTATTTTCCCAATGTAGACATTCGCACAAATTACAAGTTAAAACATGTCAAATTCACCGTGGTTGTTACGGCACGAACGACAAAGAGCCACGGCGAATTCAAAGCTTGTGTTTGGACTGGTATGTGTTGATTTGACAAAAAGTTTTTGAACGAATCGTGTTGGTTTGACAATAGGAAAAATGACTGCATGACATATCGACAACGATTTGAAGCATATTTGCGTCAAAAGCTAGGAAAAAGTAGGAAATTCGTTTGTGCAACCACAGTATCATATTCTCATGTGAATGGTTTTCCTAGAACCCTTCATTTTTGACACAAATCCTCGTAAAATTACACGGTTTGAAATGCCTCGAACATGGTACATGGGAATTGGTTTTCCTTTCACAAAATAAGAGAACTTTCAGATGGGATCAGtcagggcatccacaatgtgagACACTCCTAGAGTGTCCTCACTAACTGAGGACACTCGTAGAGAAACTTGGTTCGCAATGGAGGGTGCCCCTGGATGAACTCCTTAAAATCTGAAGCAACCCGGTGAGGGTACTACATCCCACAGTGGGTGTCCTGGCCCAAGGTAGCCCAGTACAAAAATTTCACCCATACCCCTCATCAGCCCACTAGCCCAGcaacctcttcctctcctctttctagcattttctcgtctcctccgcccaccgtctcctcctcttccgatctctccctctctctctcttggtcGAACGAGGCGCGAACGGCGGTGGCGAACGGCGAGCGCCGCGCGAGGTGGAAGACGGCGACGGGCGTGTGCGGTGGCCGACGGCGATGGGCGTGCGGGGTGTGAAGCATCTAGacccccggtgttaattttggtaattaatgacaagcgctaattgtggactaaccgttgtctttgagctatacattttaagttaggtccacgtcatatgtgcgcatggatgattatcaATGGATTAacattgacggcgcaaagcaaagagaaagaagacggtaaaactagtgctttaatttagaattgatcgaggtgtagggcgatcaaaattgctagtttattttctagtttcgccgtactattaagaggggtaatgacctagcaaagagatgattgaattaccacattaggtcattgcattttcatttgtgcTCTATTTTTCATCACACGCACATTCACTTGCAAattcactgggttcggcctgaccagggggcggtcagaccggccacatagtggcggtctgaccggcgtgccctggccggtctgactggccccaagcaggcggtctgaccggcggcacttgtccggtcagaccggccctctgGATGCCGAGATGatgctgctcgggatggccgatacagagccgatggagccgtagtcggtcagaccgagccgatggcggtctgactgagccgaggccggtctgaccgcccactcaactctggtctgaccggccaggccgatggggccctctgacagcacttcaacggctagttttctagccgttgcagagtagcacggtctgaccggccacatacctccggtcagaccagcaAAGCACAAAGTTGGgagatttcgcccccaacggctagttttggtgggtgggagtataaatactcccccaccagcagcaaggggactctcttggcacccaattcaattgcatacatcccttgcacctctctcacacccacttgagctttgtgttcatccatctagtgtgttagagggttgattagccaagagtcaagtgcattgcttccatttgtagagctagtgtggcacttgattgatcatctccacgccgggtcattgcttgttactcttggaggttgccgcctcctatacggcttgtggaggagttgccctgTGACCTTTCCGAGAAGATTGTAGAGGAagcccggcgccggtttgtgagtggtttggaattcaccaccttcggagtgaaggaagaactaccctagtgatcgaggcttgggtagtcctctccgtgggccagctcccgccttgcccaccccttgatgaAGGGGgtgtgcggtggcttcgtggttgagcggtggagttgagctcgcctcaacggggagtaggaaaccggcgagtttccgaacctcggtgaaaaatctcgtctccttgtctcatttgatcgtcgcatttacatttgtgcaaatTTACTTTTCTAGAAACAAACTAGatatcatatcaccctaggattgctaaacattgacataggagtgtgatttactttcttAGAGATATAGTTGAGCCAcaatcaccctaggtttgcaaaacataacttagttgcttagttagagttgaccctcaccaagcctagcgacttaggttagttttgattaggtgtcatttagttttaaatcgcctattcaccacactctagtcgacatctcgatcctacaagttgtatcagagcttggtctctcttgattgggcttcaccgcctagagagaagatgtcgaacgaggtgaaccatgtagggaaggctcccatgtttaatggcacaaactattccacttggaaaattaaaatgtctactcacctCAAAGCTATGAGCTTCCATATTTGGAGTATTGTTGATGTAGGTTTTGCTATCACCGGCAAGCCCTTGACGGAGATTGATCACCGCAACCTCCAACTCAATGCCCAAGCCATGAATGctttgttcaactctttgagccaagaggagtttgatagagtgagcaaccttgagaccgcatatgagatttggaacaagttggcgGAGATCCATGAGGGCACGAGTGAGTATAAGGATGCCAAGCTTCATTTCctcaagatccaatatgagacattctccatgttgcctcatgagagtgtgaatgacatgtatggaaggctcaatgtcattgtgaatgatctcaaggggcttgggacaaactacaccgatcttgaggttgcccaaaagatgcttagggctctaccggagaagtatgagacccttgtcaccatgctcatcaactccgac of the Oryza sativa Japonica Group chromosome 2, ASM3414082v1 genome contains:
- the LOC4328615 gene encoding outer envelope protein 80, chloroplastic gives rise to the protein MGTRRDVRFVSSGVKLPCADAAPAPAPAPTLLSAALPFARIGRAIDGVVRHVARSLPRLPVARAETGAGAAAAPIALPRRQKDGGGGGGGEERVLISEVAVRGKDGEPLERPELEAAAAAALRACRPNAALTVREVQEDVHRVVESGLFRSCMPVAVDTRDGIRLVFEVEPNQDFHGLVCEGANMLPSKFLEDAFHDRHGKIINIRHLDQVIKSVNGWYQERGLTGLVSYAEILSGGILRLQVSEAEVNNINIRFLDRRTGEPTVGKTQPETILRHLTTKKGQAYNRAQVKRDVETILTMGIMEDVTIIPQPVGDSNKVDLVMNLVERPSGGFSAGGGISSGITNGPLSGLIGSFAYSHRNVFGRNKKLNLSLERGQIDSIFRLNYTDPWIDGDNKRTSRTIMVQNSRTPGTLIHGGDHPDHGPITIGRVTAGIEYSRPFRPKWSGTLGLIFQHAGARDDKGNPIIRDFYNSQLTASGNAYDDTLLAKLESVYTDSGDRSSTMFVFNIEQGLPILPEWLSFNRVTARLRQGYEIGPARLLLSASGGHVEGNFSPHEAFAIGGTNSVRGYEEGAVGSGRSYAVGSGEVSCRMFGPLEGVVFGDYGSDLSSGPKVPGDPAGARGKPGSGYGYGVGVRVDSPLGPLRLEYAFNDKQARRFHFGVGYRN